In Aminobacterium sp. MB27-C1, a single genomic region encodes these proteins:
- a CDS encoding HAD family hydrolase: MNFSIGQKADLLIFDVDGVLIDTSLSYPFVAQDSVHWVWKNILNHSIDSNGFTMDHFYAAKQHPSFNDDYDIAWVFLCITLTKERENLADSAPTLLEWKQLLKTCKGSNVKEWVEKSFGERVSRLMVRRICEEFYYGKEEMQTITGEKCLFVTSSQGYWKRETPMLNYHWKELPLPSAIYTGRPEGEMKLALSLLGWEDFPKDRIITPESGITKPSPKGLEKLCSLFKASYPLYFGDAESDRRSFQAFGKGAFIAIGNTLSDHDLRFETTSQALASLFDSSKQF; this comes from the coding sequence ATGAACTTTTCAATTGGGCAAAAAGCAGATCTTCTTATTTTCGATGTAGATGGAGTTCTCATCGATACATCCCTTTCATACCCATTTGTCGCTCAAGATAGCGTACATTGGGTCTGGAAAAATATTCTTAATCATTCCATTGACAGTAACGGTTTCACAATGGATCACTTTTACGCAGCAAAACAACACCCTTCTTTTAATGACGATTACGACATTGCATGGGTTTTTTTATGTATAACGCTGACAAAAGAAAGAGAGAATCTTGCCGATTCCGCCCCTACTCTTTTAGAGTGGAAACAACTTTTGAAAACATGCAAAGGAAGTAACGTTAAGGAATGGGTTGAAAAAAGTTTCGGAGAAAGAGTTTCTCGTCTCATGGTTCGCAGGATCTGTGAAGAATTCTATTATGGGAAAGAAGAGATGCAGACAATTACGGGAGAAAAATGCCTCTTTGTAACTTCATCTCAAGGGTACTGGAAGAGAGAAACACCAATGCTCAACTATCATTGGAAAGAATTACCCCTGCCATCTGCTATTTATACAGGCAGGCCGGAAGGCGAAATGAAGTTGGCCCTTTCATTATTAGGATGGGAGGATTTTCCCAAAGACCGCATTATAACGCCAGAATCTGGCATCACAAAACCTTCCCCCAAAGGGTTAGAAAAGCTCTGCTCCCTTTTTAAAGCTTCGTATCCTCTTTATTTTGGTGATGCAGAAAGTGACAGAAGAAGTTTTCAAGCTTTTGGAAAGGGAGCGTTTATAGCTATTGGTAATACTCTTTCTGATCATGATTTGAGATTTGAAACTACATCTCAAGCACTTGCTTCTCTCTTTGATTCGTCAAAACAGTTTTGA
- the grdA gene encoding glycine/sarcosine/betaine reductase complex selenoprotein A encodes MAPFEGKKFVLLGERDGIAGPVMETILKSIGCEVVFSVTECFVUTAAGAMDLQNQQRVKDAADKFGPENVVVVLGSSDAEGAEIYAETVTAGDPTFAGPLAGVPLGLAVFHIFDPLFKDKIDQAVWEEQLGMMEMVLDVDALVEAVKGMREEHSQYPL; translated from the coding sequence ATGGCTCCATTTGAAGGCAAAAAGTTTGTACTTCTTGGTGAAAGAGACGGTATAGCCGGTCCTGTTATGGAAACAATTCTCAAATCCATAGGATGTGAGGTTGTTTTTTCTGTAACTGAATGCTTCGTTTGAACCGCAGCAGGTGCAATGGATTTGCAAAATCAACAGCGAGTTAAAGATGCCGCAGATAAATTTGGTCCAGAAAACGTAGTCGTTGTTCTTGGAAGTTCCGATGCAGAAGGCGCTGAAATTTACGCTGAAACTGTTACCGCTGGAGATCCTACATTTGCAGGTCCATTAGCAGGAGTCCCGTTGGGACTCGCAGTTTTTCACATTTTTGATCCCCTATTTAAAGACAAAATTGATCAGGCTGTATGGGAAGAACAGCTTGGCATGATGGAAATGGTACTGGACGTCGATGCTCTCGTCGAAGCTGTTAAAGGCATGCGAGAAGAACATAGCCAGTATCCTTTATAG
- a CDS encoding glycine/betaine/sarcosine/D-proline family reductase selenoprotein B: MKKTIHYINQFFGQIGGEDKADFEPVIHEGTVGPSLLLDQSMKEVSVTHTVICGDNFMASHPEEAVSRILSMLEGLEFDMFIAGPAFLAGRYGTACGTICKAVQEKFNVPVFSSMNVENPGVEMFKGHLYIFEGGRRATYMKQDIEKLASFADKIAKGEKILPASIEGYFPRGIRHEVFLEDLGLEPKMAADRAVDMLVKKLTGQEFITELPIPKQDRVDIAPAVADLRKVKIALVTSGGIVPRENPDHIQSCSATKWGEYDVSKLDRLPAPEYKTIHAGYDPEQADKNPNVVVPLDAIRAYQKEGRIGEVDDYFYTTVGTGTTQGEAARMGKEIAEKLKERGVSAVILTSTUGTCTRCGSTMAKEIERAGLPVVVMCNLVNIAKTVGVNRIVPTVSVPYPLGNPALLPEDEWKLRYHRVGVALGALETDISDQTVFPVKI, encoded by the coding sequence ATGAAAAAAACTATCCATTATATAAATCAGTTTTTTGGACAAATAGGCGGCGAAGACAAGGCTGATTTTGAACCTGTTATTCATGAAGGAACAGTAGGTCCCAGCCTGTTATTAGATCAGAGCATGAAAGAAGTTTCAGTAACTCATACAGTGATCTGCGGAGATAACTTCATGGCATCTCACCCAGAAGAAGCTGTTTCCAGAATTCTCAGCATGCTTGAAGGCCTTGAATTTGACATGTTTATAGCTGGTCCAGCATTCCTTGCTGGTCGTTATGGAACAGCCTGCGGAACAATATGCAAAGCTGTACAGGAAAAATTCAACGTGCCCGTATTCAGTTCCATGAATGTTGAGAACCCTGGAGTAGAAATGTTTAAAGGACATCTTTATATCTTTGAAGGTGGACGAAGAGCGACCTACATGAAACAGGATATAGAAAAGCTTGCCTCTTTTGCAGATAAAATTGCAAAGGGTGAAAAGATTCTTCCTGCTTCTATAGAGGGCTATTTCCCCCGTGGAATACGTCACGAAGTCTTCCTTGAAGATTTAGGCCTTGAGCCTAAGATGGCAGCGGATAGAGCTGTCGACATGCTCGTCAAAAAACTTACAGGGCAAGAGTTTATAACAGAACTTCCTATTCCAAAGCAGGATCGAGTAGACATTGCTCCTGCCGTAGCAGATCTTCGAAAGGTTAAAATTGCTCTCGTTACTTCTGGCGGTATCGTTCCTCGAGAGAACCCTGATCATATTCAGTCTTGCTCTGCAACAAAATGGGGCGAATATGATGTTTCCAAGCTTGATAGACTACCTGCCCCAGAATATAAAACCATACATGCCGGGTATGACCCTGAGCAGGCAGATAAAAATCCTAACGTAGTTGTTCCCCTTGATGCTATTCGCGCATATCAAAAAGAAGGTCGTATAGGTGAAGTCGATGATTACTTCTATACAACTGTAGGGACAGGAACAACACAGGGTGAAGCTGCACGTATGGGTAAAGAAATAGCAGAAAAGCTCAAAGAAAGAGGCGTAAGTGCTGTTATTCTGACATCCACCTGAGGAACCTGTACTCGTTGCGGGTCAACGATGGCAAAAGAAATTGAAAGAGCAGGTCTTCCAGTCGTAGTTATGTGTAACCTCGTAAATATTGCTAAAACTGTTGGAGTCAACCGTATCGTTCCTACAGTTTCGGTTCCTTATCCTCTCGGCAATCCAGCTCTTCTTCCTGAAGATGAGTGGAAGCTACGATATCATCGAGTAGGAGTGGCACTGGGCGCTCTCGAAACTGATATTTCTGATCAGACTGTATTTCCAGTTAAAATCTAG
- a CDS encoding glycine/sarcosine/betaine reductase component B subunit — protein MKLEIGKFFVKDIVFGDETAYNNGILTINKEEALQVVMEDSHMTEADLHIVRPGDEVRLVPVKDAFEMRCKVSGSEGVYPGCTSPVAPVGFGRTHALAGCSLLVVGKHWGSFQDGLIDMSGPAQRNTIYGLMPNLVLVGDTDEEFERREQQKKNKALRWAGMRLSEYVGRCVKDMTPESIETWDLEPVNRRTSEVQQLPSVVYVAQPQTQMEAMGYNTLVYGWDGNHMLPTFMHPNEILDGAVVSGSFMPVSSKISTYEWVNNPTVKRLMKEHGKTINFLGVIMSNLNVVMEEKIRSANMVARMALNLGADGAIVAEEGYGNPDVDYIQTIVELENVGIKTVGLSNECTGRDGASQPLVALDEKATALVSSGNVSQIHELPPMKTVLGELESLARDGLSGGWEGCVREDGSIIMENNAMFCADHISGFSVKTCADF, from the coding sequence ATGAAACTCGAGATCGGAAAGTTTTTTGTGAAAGATATCGTTTTCGGAGACGAAACAGCTTACAACAACGGTATTCTCACTATAAATAAAGAAGAAGCGTTGCAAGTCGTTATGGAAGACAGCCACATGACCGAAGCCGATCTTCATATCGTCCGTCCAGGAGATGAAGTTCGTCTTGTACCTGTAAAAGATGCCTTTGAGATGCGTTGCAAAGTCTCTGGAAGTGAAGGAGTTTACCCTGGTTGCACATCTCCTGTTGCTCCAGTAGGTTTTGGTCGCACGCATGCCTTGGCTGGTTGTTCTCTCCTTGTTGTAGGAAAGCACTGGGGCTCATTCCAGGATGGCCTTATCGATATGAGCGGTCCCGCACAGAGAAATACCATTTACGGTTTGATGCCTAACCTCGTTCTCGTTGGTGACACAGATGAAGAGTTCGAGCGTCGCGAGCAGCAGAAGAAAAACAAAGCTCTTCGCTGGGCTGGTATGAGACTCTCTGAGTATGTCGGCCGCTGTGTAAAAGATATGACACCTGAAAGCATTGAAACATGGGATCTTGAACCAGTTAACAGAAGAACTTCCGAAGTACAGCAATTACCTTCAGTTGTGTACGTAGCTCAGCCTCAAACGCAGATGGAAGCCATGGGATACAACACTCTTGTTTACGGTTGGGATGGAAACCATATGCTCCCCACCTTTATGCATCCCAATGAAATTTTAGACGGAGCTGTCGTCTCTGGAAGTTTCATGCCTGTATCATCAAAAATCTCTACCTATGAATGGGTTAACAATCCAACAGTTAAGCGTCTTATGAAGGAACATGGAAAAACTATCAACTTCCTAGGCGTCATTATGTCAAACCTTAATGTTGTTATGGAAGAAAAAATTCGTTCAGCCAATATGGTAGCACGTATGGCATTAAACCTTGGTGCTGATGGGGCAATCGTAGCTGAAGAAGGATATGGAAACCCCGACGTAGACTATATTCAGACAATAGTTGAGCTTGAAAACGTCGGGATAAAAACAGTCGGACTCTCCAACGAGTGTACAGGTCGAGATGGAGCCTCTCAGCCCCTCGTTGCCCTTGATGAAAAGGCTACAGCCCTCGTATCATCAGGAAACGTTTCTCAGATTCATGAACTTCCTCCGATGAAAACAGTTCTCGGAGAACTTGAATCTCTTGCACGTGACGGACTTTCTGGTGGATGGGAAGGATGCGTTCGAGAAGACGGGTCCATAATCATGGAGAATAACGCTATGTTCTGCGCTGATCATATCAGTGGATTCTCCGTAAAAACCTGTGCAGACTTCTAG
- a CDS encoding response regulator transcription factor: protein MNKKIRILLADDHKIFLDGLKDLLIKEENFSVIAIAENGLEVLELIPQSQPDIIIMDVTMPGLNGIEATRIISKKYPNIKIIALSMHSDKRIISEILSAGARGYILKECSISEFVQGIKTVMEENVYLTPKVSTILLEDYLRLRNEAFHPQENKLSPREAEVLKLLVEGKNTKKIASELSISKNTVDTHRRNIMDKLGCANMAELTRYALREGLVDLDEDL, encoded by the coding sequence ATGAATAAGAAAATACGCATCCTTCTCGCCGACGATCATAAAATTTTTCTCGATGGACTGAAAGATTTACTCATAAAAGAAGAAAATTTCAGCGTCATTGCCATTGCTGAAAATGGCCTGGAAGTTTTGGAGCTTATCCCCCAAAGCCAACCCGATATTATCATCATGGATGTGACAATGCCAGGCCTCAACGGTATCGAAGCAACACGTATAATATCGAAAAAGTACCCTAATATAAAGATTATTGCACTATCTATGCACTCAGATAAACGAATTATTTCAGAAATTTTAAGTGCAGGTGCACGAGGCTATATCTTAAAGGAGTGCAGCATTTCAGAGTTCGTACAAGGCATTAAGACTGTTATGGAAGAAAATGTCTACCTTACTCCTAAAGTTTCAACTATACTGCTTGAAGATTATTTACGTCTTCGCAATGAAGCCTTCCACCCACAAGAAAATAAGCTTTCTCCTCGGGAAGCAGAAGTTTTGAAGCTCTTAGTAGAAGGCAAAAATACGAAAAAAATTGCTTCTGAATTATCTATTAGTAAAAACACTGTCGACACTCACAGAAGAAATATTATGGATAAACTTGGTTGTGCAAACATGGCGGAACTTACCCGATACGCTCTCCGAGAGGGACTTGTCGACTTAGACGAAGACCTATAG
- a CDS encoding BCCT family transporter translates to MNNESKNNSVYIISMIFTLIIVAWGLFSPSTFDSAAKGLFNFLIQDFGWGYMLAMSIFVVFPICLACSRFGKLKLGPDDSKPEFSTISWFAMLFSAGMGIGLVFYGVGEPVFHFLNPPFGAEPGSVKAATDAMRISFFHWGLHPWANYSVIALPLAYFQFRKNAPGLISSLFLPVLGEEGVRGPIGKAIDILAIFATVAGIATSLGLGVLQINSGLKYLFGIPQTIMVQFIIILVLGILYTGSAISGLEKGIKLISNLNLFIACLLAVSLFLLGPTIAIIESLLTGIGEYLANVIPESFVMAPYGGGYKEWMGGWTLFYWAWWIAWAPFVGSFIARISKGRTIREFVTGVLIVPALGSFTWFAIFGTSGLHLELSGIAQIASKVSADISTGVFEMYSHYPLGMVMSIIMVVLISTFFITSANSATFVLSMYSTRGNLNPPKSKMGIWGVLQAALAFVLLMTGGLKALQIASIAAAAPFAIIMVLACYSLVKALKKDEEEEKIVQI, encoded by the coding sequence ATGAATAACGAATCAAAAAACAATTCTGTCTACATTATTTCTATGATATTTACTTTAATCATTGTTGCCTGGGGACTTTTTTCTCCGTCAACTTTTGATTCTGCAGCTAAAGGACTTTTCAACTTCCTCATTCAAGATTTTGGATGGGGATACATGTTGGCTATGAGCATTTTCGTAGTTTTCCCCATCTGCCTTGCTTGCAGCCGTTTTGGAAAATTAAAATTAGGACCAGATGATTCTAAACCTGAATTCAGTACAATTTCGTGGTTCGCTATGCTTTTTTCCGCAGGAATGGGTATTGGCCTTGTATTTTATGGTGTAGGTGAACCTGTCTTTCACTTTCTCAATCCTCCTTTCGGAGCAGAACCAGGCTCAGTAAAAGCAGCAACTGATGCCATGAGGATTTCTTTTTTCCACTGGGGTCTTCACCCATGGGCCAACTATAGCGTTATCGCTCTTCCTCTGGCCTATTTCCAATTTAGAAAGAATGCACCAGGACTCATCAGCAGTCTCTTCCTTCCCGTTTTGGGAGAAGAGGGTGTTCGGGGCCCTATTGGTAAAGCCATAGATATTCTCGCAATTTTCGCTACAGTAGCAGGTATTGCCACATCGTTAGGTCTTGGCGTACTCCAAATTAATAGTGGTTTAAAATATCTCTTCGGCATTCCCCAAACGATTATGGTTCAGTTTATCATTATTCTCGTTTTAGGAATTTTATACACGGGTTCCGCCATATCTGGACTGGAAAAGGGTATTAAGCTTATATCTAATCTCAATCTTTTCATTGCCTGTTTGCTTGCGGTAAGCCTCTTCTTGCTCGGACCAACTATTGCCATTATAGAATCTCTCTTAACTGGTATAGGCGAATATCTCGCTAATGTTATTCCAGAAAGCTTTGTTATGGCACCATATGGTGGCGGCTATAAAGAGTGGATGGGTGGTTGGACACTCTTCTACTGGGCATGGTGGATAGCCTGGGCTCCTTTTGTAGGCTCCTTCATAGCTCGCATATCAAAAGGAAGAACGATCCGTGAATTTGTAACAGGTGTTCTCATAGTGCCAGCTCTCGGAAGTTTTACATGGTTTGCCATTTTTGGCACGTCCGGACTTCACTTGGAATTAAGTGGAATAGCTCAAATTGCATCAAAGGTCAGTGCGGATATTTCCACTGGAGTTTTTGAAATGTACAGCCATTACCCTCTTGGAATGGTTATGTCGATTATTATGGTCGTCCTCATTTCTACTTTCTTTATTACATCTGCAAACTCAGCAACATTTGTACTTTCAATGTACTCTACCCGAGGAAACCTCAATCCTCCCAAATCGAAAATGGGAATTTGGGGAGTTCTTCAGGCAGCTCTTGCCTTTGTTCTTCTTATGACTGGAGGTTTGAAAGCGCTACAAATAGCGTCTATAGCTGCAGCCGCTCCTTTTGCCATCATCATGGTTCTTGCCTGTTACTCTCTTGTTAAGGCATTAAAGAAGGATGAAGAAGAAGAAAAAATAGTGCAGATTTAA
- a CDS encoding ATP-binding protein, giving the protein MKYEKNSYFSHDVSKDVSLKDTDLLYRQLFYRIFDPLALYKVNYDAKGKATSVVFLDINPAYERVMGVKRQNIIGRSFSEVWGASEKEWHDIVLQVAKTGKSTHYEGLSPATGKYLHALAFSPLERQVAVIFLDLTEWKRSEDALQRSEARLIEYREELRNLAAQLSLTEEATRRKFATDLHDRVGYSLATIMHRLEKLSKEAPSESFKKEIENTMGMLSDVIQDTRAMTFEISSPILYEVGLEAALESLTEQLLRPRNITYDFKQNGIPSHTIDKNISILLYQMTRELLINVIKHSEASHVSVRVYRGQKRVRVVVEDNGKGFKKQNEPHWGKWSGYGLFSIRERLHTIDGSIQIISEPEKGTTISLVAPTHMEIRKGAFA; this is encoded by the coding sequence ATGAAATATGAGAAAAATTCATATTTTTCCCATGACGTGTCAAAAGATGTTTCTTTAAAAGATACAGATTTATTGTACCGTCAACTTTTTTACAGAATTTTTGACCCGCTCGCATTATATAAAGTTAACTACGACGCGAAAGGAAAGGCAACCAGCGTTGTTTTTCTCGATATCAACCCTGCATATGAACGTGTAATGGGGGTCAAAAGACAAAATATTATCGGGCGGTCTTTTAGCGAAGTCTGGGGGGCTTCAGAAAAGGAATGGCACGATATAGTTTTACAAGTTGCAAAAACAGGAAAATCAACTCATTACGAAGGACTTAGTCCAGCGACAGGAAAGTATCTTCATGCTTTGGCGTTCAGCCCACTGGAACGTCAAGTAGCTGTGATCTTCCTTGATCTAACAGAATGGAAACGCTCAGAAGATGCCTTGCAACGAAGTGAAGCACGACTTATAGAGTACAGGGAAGAACTTAGAAACCTGGCAGCACAACTTTCGCTAACAGAAGAAGCTACGCGCCGCAAATTTGCAACAGACCTTCATGACCGTGTGGGGTATTCTTTGGCAACTATTATGCATCGCCTTGAAAAGTTAAGCAAAGAAGCTCCCAGTGAATCTTTTAAAAAAGAGATAGAAAATACAATGGGAATGCTCAGTGATGTTATTCAGGATACTAGAGCAATGACTTTCGAGATAAGTTCCCCTATTCTCTATGAAGTAGGTCTTGAGGCCGCCCTGGAATCTCTCACCGAACAACTTCTACGTCCGCGAAACATTACTTATGATTTTAAGCAAAACGGCATTCCAAGCCATACAATAGATAAGAATATCAGTATCTTACTCTATCAAATGACTCGTGAACTTCTCATAAATGTAATCAAGCACTCAGAAGCAAGTCATGTATCAGTACGTGTCTATCGGGGACAAAAAAGAGTGCGAGTTGTTGTCGAAGATAACGGAAAAGGGTTTAAAAAACAAAACGAACCACACTGGGGGAAATGGTCTGGCTATGGCCTTTTTAGTATTCGCGAGAGGCTTCACACTATAGACGGTTCAATTCAAATCATCTCTGAACCTGAAAAAGGAACAACCATTTCTCTTGTTGCACCAACACATATGGAGATTCGTAAGGGGGCATTCGCATGA
- a CDS encoding bifunctional heptose 7-phosphate kinase/heptose 1-phosphate adenyltransferase yields MESFDFLSELLRNVHVVVIGDAMLDHYIWGGASRLSPEAPVPVVVVGNDEYRAGGAANVASNIVALGGKATLVCPVGADHAGSILLDVVKEKGVNVECSLKRTEVPTIVKTRVLALNQQVVRIDRERKVSLTRKEEEGILTSLDNISPLPTVLVLSDYAKGAITSTLARKLISWGQSRHIPVIVDPKPPHIHRFMGASLMTPNLSEAGRLVGRDLLHQEDVEQGAQELRQALSLEGILITQGSDGMTYAGVDKTFHLPALSMEVYDVSGAGDTVAAALSLTIGGQFPIEEACLFANMAAGMAVQKRGTSIVSLQEVLTGCYSEDMAAMASRLKTVLTNQREKQVLEM; encoded by the coding sequence ATGGAGTCATTTGATTTTTTATCAGAACTTTTGCGGAATGTACATGTAGTTGTTATTGGCGATGCTATGCTTGATCATTATATTTGGGGAGGGGCTTCTCGTCTCTCCCCAGAAGCTCCTGTTCCTGTCGTTGTAGTGGGAAATGACGAGTACAGAGCAGGAGGAGCTGCGAATGTAGCTTCGAATATAGTTGCACTTGGAGGGAAGGCAACACTAGTTTGTCCTGTCGGAGCTGACCATGCGGGAAGTATCCTTTTAGATGTTGTGAAGGAAAAGGGTGTTAACGTAGAGTGCTCTTTGAAAAGAACAGAAGTTCCGACAATAGTAAAGACGCGAGTATTAGCTCTTAATCAGCAAGTTGTTCGGATTGATCGGGAACGTAAGGTTTCGTTGACACGAAAAGAAGAAGAAGGCATTTTGACCTCCCTTGATAACATATCCCCGTTACCTACAGTACTTGTTCTTTCAGACTATGCAAAAGGGGCAATAACGTCCACCTTGGCGAGAAAACTTATATCGTGGGGGCAATCCCGCCATATACCGGTTATAGTTGATCCCAAACCTCCTCATATCCATCGTTTTATGGGAGCGTCACTCATGACTCCCAATCTTTCTGAGGCAGGCCGACTCGTAGGTCGGGACCTTTTACATCAGGAAGATGTAGAGCAGGGAGCTCAGGAACTGAGACAGGCTTTATCTCTTGAAGGTATCCTTATTACTCAGGGAAGTGACGGAATGACCTATGCTGGTGTGGATAAAACCTTTCATTTACCTGCTCTTTCAATGGAAGTCTACGATGTATCTGGCGCTGGTGATACTGTAGCAGCTGCGCTTTCCCTTACTATTGGCGGACAATTCCCCATAGAAGAAGCATGCCTTTTTGCGAATATGGCAGCCGGTATGGCTGTTCAAAAACGCGGAACATCCATTGTCAGTCTTCAAGAAGTTCTGACAGGATGTTACTCTGAAGATATGGCAGCTATGGCTTCTCGTCTCAAAACTGTTTTGACGAATCAAAGAGAGAAGCAAGTGCTTGAGATGTAG